The Ostrea edulis chromosome 1, xbOstEdul1.1, whole genome shotgun sequence genomic sequence CAAAATTTGTTCTTTACATTCATGAAACATTGACAGGTTCAACCGCACTCGCCACAAGCCTCTGCCTTACCAACCCAGTCCTCTAGTCCTCGGTCCACCTCTGGTCAAGCCTTCCCAGCAGTGGAGGTCAATTCACAGTCAACTCTCACATCAGTCAGCAGCCCTACCATCAACTACATAGTGAGCAACCAGTATAATGTAGTCAACGTCAACAGTCCCAGCAATACTGACCCGGGAGTACAGAAACTGGGAGAGAACTTCGCCCGCTGGTTCTTTGATGCCCTGAACTCTCATAACCCTAGTAAGAGTCTGCATACCAAAGATTTTGGTCCCCACCATTTTCTTGATGATGCTGAGCTACTTCTTCTGGTGCTTGGACCAAGTGAGACCCGGGACAGGATTTGTGGTCAGCAGGCCGTGTGCGATAGATTTTTGGCTTTTGTGAAAGGTGAGGACTTGCTGTTTAATCCAAACTGTGACCACGGTGGAATTATGGTGGATACCAACCCCCATGGTCTGGTAGTGGTGTTGGTTTGTGGAACAGTTCACAGAGGGAATCATTGTTTAGGTGTTTTTGAACAAATGTTTGGACTAATTAAAGACCCACGCTTTGACAACAATTGGAAGATAAAAATCTCAAAACTGAAGATGCATGCTATGGCAGTGTCACAACTGCCAAGGCTAACAGACAAATCGCCTGAGGAAATTCAAGATTTAGCTGTAGTGTAATGATGACATATAAATCATAAATGTTTTGTTACTTATAACGGGTATTAATGTCGATTTTgttattgaaattttttttagtcTAGACgtaattttatttgtttgtgtgtttgttttacatcccgtctagaatttttcactcataggcaattatatcgctttGTCTACttcatgaaatgtacatgtaagaggagttctgggaaccagctTTTTCTATAGGAAAAGTTagattctgaaaccttattgcacatctataggACACCATCAATTACCTTCTAAAAGCTGATTTGTCTATACACTTcaatgtgtaaattgtaagaggaATTCTGGTAACCAgggttttgttgtttttgttatttttaaaaatacgttgTTCCTTTCACCCCCATTTGGGCCACAGGGTAAAAATGTATATCTTCTAGACACTATCACTGTCATTTTCCAAcagatgatttggctactgcataaattgtaagaggagtcctgagaacaagatttttaagTCGACTAGCATAGCGAGCTACTCCTTGGCATCGGGCCTGCCCTGCGGATTGTCCTTTCCACCCGCATGCGCAGCGAACATAGTTTGACTAGCAATGTATGTTActtgttttgtttataaatgaaattattggCGTGCACATAAAATTCTTAATAATGTAATTGGAAAGTCTGCATCTGAATACAGTTGGGAGAAGATGAGACTCTGCGGATATGAAAGCAGACACTGCATGTCTTTCATTGAGTTCAAGATTTGTTAATGTAATTATGtatgatatattcaaattttagccAAATAATGGTTAGGAGAATAGGTACTTCgtattacttgatatattgcatttaatttttcgtGAAAATATATGATAAGATGACTCCTAAACTAATATTCTAAGAGAATTATGACGAAAATATATCTGAAGTTAACTAACGACTTCTGTATTTGCTTTGTGTAAATAGATGAACAACGAACGAGTTAACGAGTAAATTTGgctaaggtagcaggggacagtttcgcactagaggcccggtcaactttttcaaaaaatggaattaccccgtatttgaagtgatattacatgtgtaaaaatgtatacaataattttaggatgcgtgtcaaatgtagctgagtgcttagtaaaaatgttgatatacaacatgtaggtgtcaccatgattcctagcatatagatgggtgcaaatacgaaactaagacacgtggtcagttgctgaagaaattccggtgaaaacatgcagggtctagcaaaaggtctgtagctgtgagggaaggtggatggccccatatgagaggtagatttttgagaagggcagatagggttcttgattgtgcacagtgtctaaatccccatgtttggtactgtgatggtgtgggggtggtgcggattagcccaaatgagggaaaatcaaagcaaaaaaggggaacctgctcagagcatgttttgtgcaccagcaccagtatttatagattacatgtaatttagggttataatttattaactacactaatatgaaatacaagtattgacataaaagggaaatatgatttttcattagtctgtcataatctgactttggtgtataccccctatccacatgtttcaaaaccaaagaaactgtcccctgccacctaagGTTTGTGTTAATGGTACATGCTGGTTAATTGCTTCAAGGATGATATCTTTTATTGCTTTCCACATGGTATTGATGTTTTCATAGGTGGTTGAGTTAAACTTTAGGAGTTGTTCttgtaggaattttttttatgccaTGGACatcagcttttttttttttaatagatgtATTGTCCTCTTTACATGTTTAGCTCGTGATATGTATGTGGCCATGTCTGCAAGTACTATGTCGTGATCACTGTTTCCTAAAGGTGGTAAAGTTTTGCATCTGTTTAGTTGTCCAGAATATGACAAAAATGGAGGTCAAATGTCTTCGTCCCTCTTGTTGGTTTGTATGTTTAGGTTTACAGCCATTTGATTTGTAGATACGAATAGTTTGGGTCTCTATGATTCTGTCCCATTAATGGAATAGTTCTCCCATTCAATGTCGGGTAGGTTGAAATCTTCACCGAGTATGAATGTGTCCTGTTTTATTACGTTGGCGCAATGTATTGAATGGTCTTGTCTGTGTACTTTTGCTTCGCTTTGTTATGTGGTCTATACAGACATGatatctttctttcttttcttggGACTGATGGCGATGGTTCCAGCAATGAGTTCTGCACTATTCAAAAGATGGTTTAGTTTTTGATCAGTTTTGCTGCTATCAATACTCCTCTATAGGGATCTCCTTTATGATCCCTtctaatacgcaatttccgagttgcccaatagttctttccctttgtagaactcttacgcacagtgagacgcaaaacaaaCTTTTGTCCGCACGCgttgggtacaaatgcttatcgctgccttaatatattgcctaaaggctgattatcagacatcatgcaaccacccaaactgctgggacacacaatttagtaagtttatgattatttgataataaaatagttcaaacaaaaatcgataatcaccatctttcaTTAAAGTATCGCTCgcgcagaagaggaaataaaaaataaatgaatatttactttaatggcctaatttaaacaaatgttattcttcatatggtcagtttaatgtataagaacggctgatataaacaaaatttacgctttcagGACTCTTATtcttatttacatagctagtctataatatgtgtatacatcttgtactcACCAAAGCggtcaacagaatactgaacgtacctccatcacagaagagctgacatcTCGGAGCTTGCGTATTACATCATAACCGAGCTCTGTTGGAAGAACCTCGCAGGTTTTGATCTTGTTGCTTAATCAAGTTTCTGTCCCAAGGATGACATCAGGGTTGGAAAAGTCTAGCATAATTtgcaaatcttttttttttttaacgctTTGGAAGAAAGAAACCTGACAAACAACTGATTAAATGACCAACTTACTCCAAAACTCGACAGCAGGATCCACGGGGAAAAGGTTGTGGACGGAACAGTTGGCGATATAGAAActttggttgccatggtaaagAGTGTCATCCTTGTGATTTAAATTCTGCAGTTTCCCAATGCTTATAGAGGTATTAAGGCTGCTGTCGTCCAAACACAGACGAGTGTGTAACTCCTGACAGGATAAGGCACATCTACAACAAACGTGGGTCCAATCAAAGCAAGACTATACAGCACACGTCTGCGTAAAACGATTAAACACGTCAACTTACAATTctaatgattttgataaaattattttcttgatgAGTCGGGCATCTTGTATCTCCctacaaaaacaagaggtactgtgagcaatgctcactaagaataccccccccccccccgcttaccccaatctcccaaagggtgttgttaataggtataaattacctctttcctgagtgtaaaaatatgatatgcctttgtagaagaaaatggaagatatagtccgaacacaaatccatggcataaacctataattttgaccttgagatcaaagatcaaggtcataaagaggtcatgaatgtacatgacacatagtcttatggtgatacacccatgtcttatggtatgactatgtcaaaaccctataatcaattttgactttgaggtcaaagttcaaggtcatatagaggtcatgaaggtacccgacacatcatctcatggtgatacactcatgtgtcaaatatgatatgcctatgtcaaagaaatcatgaccctgacacgaatccattgtaaaaacctttaattttgaccttgaggtcaaagtcatatggaggtcatgaaggtacatgacacatcgtctcatggtgatacactcatgtgtcaaatatggtatgcctatgtcgaagaacaaagaagttatgacccggacacgaatccattgtaaaaaaaaaaacctttcattttgacttgaggtcaaggtcatatagaggtcatgaagatactcgacacatcgtctcatggtgatccacctgtgtgccaaatatggtatgcctaagtcaacgaacaaagaagttatggcccggacacgaatctgcacagacagacagattgatttctatatacccccctgaacttcgttcgggggatATAACTACTTGGATATaccattttataaaattcagtcAAACCTAATCaaagtatttattttgtatgtgatcattttcataattcctataagaaATCCTTACacttaaaatgaaatcatagtACAACTTATAGAGAAAAATGTGTTTTGgtatgaaatatataggaaaaacaaagaaacaaaatacttatgaatatatatagcATAATACACTGGCAATGTGGGAAGCTCTCTTTCAGTAACGCTGAGGAAAATATTGGGGCTAAGGTTCCATTACCTGGCTTTTTATATCATCAGTGACACATGTTTAGGATGATAACACAAGGATTGAACTTCGTACCTTTTGTCACACGTGTATTCAAATGTTTATGTGTAGATAATGTATATGACACCTTTAATTTATGAGCTCGTGAGCAAGGAAGTGCTTTCCACTTGACACCGCGTAAATCGGCCATGTTGCCTTTTGTTAATGTCACTGAAGGTTTTGGGAACAAATGTTAATATTAAGTATGTCGATACACGGTGTGACATGGAGGAAGATTTCACCGTCTGTAGTAATTTATTTGTGACTTCTCTTACTGTGTCGGGGTTTGTGGAGATTGCTGGACCCTCGGGTAAAGAGTACATTTTTGTCATTGATGTCACGTGGTCCGACAATCGATCTTTGACTGTGAAAAGGACCTACAAAGATTTCTTAAACTTTCGGTCAAAATTGCTGAATGCAGTCAAGCGTGTGAAATGTGATGTCAACATACCGGAGTTACAAGGTAAACACAACACGGCATGACAGCTTATCAATATAAAGCGTGTAGTAATATTGCCCAATACTTAACAAAAGAGTGTATCCTTTTCTTTagaaacaattttaaatttaaaccGATCACTGCATGTTTGAAGTTCATATTGATCAAAATGTCACCACTCCTCGTCTGTTTCTagtttattttgtttcatttgttttttcttaaaatatttacagaaacaTAACTATTTAATTAATACGGAATGCTaaatcagagaaatttgatatggatgaaaagtggaggatacaatatttttaaattgaaaacattcagatttactttattcagtcaaaaaatacagttttagtccAAAGCAATCTgggaaaaaaaatgtcttcaaCCCAATCTGGACTCGACCCCGCGATCTACAATTTAGCAGTCGActtgctaacctactgagctaatCAGCTAAGGAATgctatttgaaatgaatagatagatattgctgatatttatattttcatccatattttataaGGTCAGCCAGTATGACGATGTAAAGTACCTCCTTTTAAAACGATTTTTTTCAGTTTCCAGTTGTAGTAGCAActatactgataaaaaaaaaaaaaaaaaaaaaaaaaaaaacccaccttgtAGTAATttttcactgaatcttttcaaatgaatttttcatGCATCTTTTTTCCCAGATTGAATCGcctgattgatcactgttacaCCTAAACTATTATTTACTGGATAGATACTCCACAGGGTTTTAACACAATCTGAGCatactagtatatatagtacagaccctgaagcgtactactacacctccaaagcgtttcgtttcgttccgtgcaaaccgttcaccgttccgtgcagaccgttcagcgtttcgtgcaaaccgtcaccgttccgtgcagaccgttcagcgtttcgtgcaaaccgtcaCCGTTCCGTGTAAGAatcgtttcgttccgtgcagaccgttcaccgttccgtgcaaagcGTGCAAAacgtttcgtgcaagaatcgttccgtgcaagaaacgtTTCGTGCAGTAGCCACGCCTACAGAAGCGTGCAGACCGTTCAAGCCACGCCCCGAGAATCGTGCAAGTCATTCCGCTATGGCATCCAAGAAAGGTGGACGTAGATTGTCGCTCAGAATTCGATCagtcattttgaatttaaacaaaGCTGGACTATCCACTGTAAAAATTCGAAAcattctcgaaaaaaaaaaatcatgttccacagtgtgtgttatttgcgaatacacacagctgccaaataatcatgataagggtggaattttaagaaaagaaaaaaatgtcaataccccccccccccccgatacttatattgtttttcagcattttgagccaatcccaacgataccaaacactatatatatttttttgagaaaacctggttttgaaattttttcttttaatcttCTTTGTTCATTAAACTATTCTTAACTTCTAcatttaaataatgcgtacttgcaggcaattcctgttttgaatgtgaattagtatgttcagtaaatgaaaagcatacatgtacaacatgtaattGGGATATTTAATcattaccgatgtgctctctctctctctctctatctcgctctctctctctctctctctctctctctctctgattaacaaattggaattaatttattacataattaatagaagcaaaaatacaaaccaccgaatgatttgtttttaaaatcccgagttcaTTACATTTGACTgagacttatgttcaatgtactttgatagaggttttcattaaaaaaaaatgtttatcgagagtgtctggataatgtaatgatttttgtataataagtatatataccCTGCAAATTCCTAGGttctttgtcacagtataactaaattacggttagctagtctgggttttgacttcttatgaaaagtgtgaaatatattgggtcggcgcggtatcagatctagtctaagatcacgggtatcttgcgccgacccaatatatttcacactttccgcaagaagccaagcacttctgttgatttcaaatacacgatTAACTGACCCCcaattgttctactgaggcgaaaaatccttcgaatttgcatggaatgtacaagttatacacaggtcattgttacagtcatacatcatagaagcgctaacccgacaaacatttttttttatttaaaataagttattgaatgacgaagtatgaccaaactgcagattgaactttatagagccccgtgctaacgttacttatatttttcaatgtatcagaaagGGTAAGTTGCCGGttaacagggccgtaaattacatggaggcggaggagacagctgcctcctccaacttttgagccaaaaaaaattaaaatttaaagttcattagaatttatgttgtttccaataactaagaacatgatacctcccttaaaaagcattccaaatctttgttttagaatgagttagtcaagtaacatcttagaaggccctagaatcaaggattttgcacgaaacgtgttcagtgtgcacaaaatgtgctcagcgtctgggggcctgggcggcccccagacccccgcctaatttcctgcctcctccaaattgaaggttaatttacggccctggttaAGTTgggtaaaattcttgacaagcaatggtgcttaaattgtccgattacgaaaacctgtacatgtgtgtgtgtgtgtgtgtggggggggggggatagtagtctgaaactgtctcaatttccccttccgacttcaatttcttaaatcgcgcagtgggtaggtcgctacaagaCTAAATCCCTAGCTTTCAtattacaccctctccgattctacgtgcctgtaatcaatatttagGAATGTAAAatctcggtgtcaaatgcaactagttcatgaaaaaagactaataccaatataaacagaaatgacatgacgattatttgcttttatttatatacgctatcgattattaaaatctttaattgctatatgaaatcattttaaaatttagatgcattagataatgagagagagagagagagcattggtaatcattgattataatattcatgaatgtatgcagatactggaagtttaatacgttcagtataaatcttgaaagtacaatttctttctgattaattatacATCCCCTttcattgtaatattttttttttcatttcccatattgttttctttacacatTAAATTTTTCCGCTAGCCCGGGTTGGGACTAATGAAtgagcaccccccccccccttttctaaaacgatgttatgtgcttagctgtctatctccctctcagtcaaaaataaaataaatacaagctATATATACTTCAACATCATTGAATTTACTGGATAATTTTTCGATTTATGTTTAcgcaagcggactatctaggcatTTCTTTTTCCAacttcgctagccaagattattcgtccatgaaggcacagttgacccaaaacccattgctagcggagatgagATGGATTTTACCCtcgtattatgttataattgaccaaaacctagtacgtttgttttacaactttcattcagaagacgcgcaagtttgtgagtcactgaataaacaagaaaacgtctgcatttttatttcaatagttgtcaactgtatactttgtgatatttcaagactacatgtacccaattcaatttattggatctcatcaccattatgcaatggtatacaaaatataaagacaaaaagctgttatatatataatacatgcgtgtaataaagtatttatcaagtttgaaaaaaatcgtgttattattaatgtgaaatatgggcattctaggtaggagagcacattttattttattattttcttaatgaaagtacgaagttttttaaaggtttttttttaaagtaaagatatttttaatttttatttgtttaggtgataaaatttttattctttGCTCACGTATATACATGATTAATATCTGTTTTGTCAATCAATAATCGAACACCAATATCATCAACAAAATGTTGATACAAAGCACATTTACTGGAGTTCGATAAATCCCATATTTTCTTTGTATGTTTCCCTTTTTTAGCCTAAAAAGACcaaggattgcgtaacaaaaatgttttaaatactacacatgtatataccagTTTGCTAAGATTATGTCAATACCCTGCGAGATACTCTCTAAGATGTGACGTGTTTTCATAAAATACTTAAATCGATCTCTGTAACTCGAGATTGTTGTAAGTTCCTAGTGACGTGAGTCTACCAAAATGCACAAGTTCTCGCTATGTGATTGCGTTGTCTTTAAATGTACACGTAACTGCGTTTTGAGAAATGTTGCATCTGAATGATGTATAATGCAACGGCTGGAATTTACAGTTGAAATAGATTTGAATGTTGCACAAAAGCACCATATCTCGTCTTTGGAGCAGATATCATCAGCATGGTTCAAAAAATGATCGTCATAGCGCAGGTATTCCTGAAGTTCGCAAAATATCAGATCAGACTGTTCGCAATCCACTACGGGATGCTGGGATTAGAGCGCTCAGACCTGTTCGTGGCATTATTGTGAATCTGCACCATCGCCGGAATCGACTTCTCAGTGTATGGCCGTGGCAACGCTGGTGGACAGTTTGGTTCAGAGACAAATCTCAATTTTTACTGCATAGGCCATATGGAATACTCAGAGTGTATAGGTGCCAAAATGAACGTTTTGCTGAAATTGCATCCAGGCGGCTGACCGGTTTGGAGGGGTGTAGTGTTTCGATGTGGGCAGCAATATTCTATACAGATAGGTCAGCATTGGTTCACATACAGCTGGTACTTTGACGGCTGAACGGTATATTGATGAAGTCATACACCCACACGTGGTTCCAATAATGCATTATTGAAAGACGACAACTCCAGACCACATGCTCGTCTGCAAAGACACAATGTCCAGGTTCATCTTTGACCATTCAAATCACCAGATTTGAATCGTATCGAATATGCATGGGACGAACTGGATTAGGCGCATCGACCAAAGACAACTTTAACGACAGGTGCAAGTTCTGCAGTTAGAGTGGAATAACATCCATAGAAATTTCCATAGACTTAACTGCGTCCATGGGAAGGCGTTTTTAGGCAGCCATTGGTTCTCGTGGGGGCCCACTAGATATATAGATTGGGTGACCTTGaactgttttactgtaattatcATTAGTGGTTGTGATTATTAACCCAGCGTTTGCATCATTTTTGTCTCATCAATATCTCAATTATTAAGTATATTTCTCATGTCTTAAAAAATCAACGTGGAATTGTACTGTgcctttcttcttctttttgaccagtacatgtatattatcgtAACTATGCTTCGTGTATTGACTTGGGATTAATGCAGATAACGTCTACATTGTGTCCAGAACTAGCGTAACTCTCCGGGACTGGTGTGAAGGGAATGATAGGAATCTAGCTATTAATTAAAGCTAAAGTTCCAGAAGACATGCAACCAACTACTGTACATTTATATCCATGATGCTTTATGTTAACTACTAACGGTGCATGTGCAGAATATGCGATACTTCTGTGATTCACATCGTAATCAAACATCACAGTGCCTCTGAATTTATATTAcaagaatattgctacatgtagaAAGGAAACACGCGAATGAATGATGTTCTAATATTTCGTTttcttttgggtttttttagGTTACAGAATATTTCGTCGTTACGATAGAAAGTTAGCCGAAGAGCGTGAAGAGGAACTACAGAAGTTTGCTAACTTCCTTTTGAATGGTGATCGGAGGGTAATTATTTGTAACAGGCCACTAAACAAAAGTATAACACTTTCGTCATGCGTGTACCATCTATTCCTCGAGAGTCGGTGCACCTTTCCCATTTCTTTAGAATCCTGAGTAACATATCCAATCCATTTATGGTTTCTGCATAATAAACCTTTGTTTAAATTATACATGAGATATTGGTTCCtgattagaaaaataaaaacaagcaGGAAAAAATTGTACATGGTTTAACTCCAACTATCTCTTTCCAGATTTGGTGTCAAATTATAGAGATTCCGAACCTATGTTaaactgtattaatatttattagaAGCTGGAATTTAAGTTTCCTTGCCGCAAAGTGCGTTTTGGAAATAAACGGTTATAATACATGCAATTATCAGGAAATTGTTTAAACGATTGCaacattgttttttgttttttttatatatatttcatttgtatgtgTTTTATCTTTTAGCTGAGACATTTGGCAACTGTTGTTGATTTCTTTGAGCCTCAACCTACAGATCCGGTTCCGTATCGCAGCCCACCAGATGGCGCTTGTGATTCAGACGCAGAAGACCCGTTTGCTGAAAATATCTTCGACAGGAAATGGATGAAACGCAAATGATCATCAGTTGACAGTTATCTCCGTATTAAAACCGAATCAAAGATATACTGTAAAAATGCAGATCATAACCCAGTTTCTTGATCTACCATTGTGTCATATACTGCAATAATTCAATACCTCAAACTTTAGATCTAAACTCTGAAGAATAATCTTTCGCttacaaatatcaattatgaaagAAAATGTATGAGTAAGAAGCTTTCCTGGTGATTAATGCCTGTGGAGATCCATCAGTGATCATACAAACCTTGTATAATTACAAACTTGCAGTCTGTATCT encodes the following:
- the LOC125655681 gene encoding uncharacterized protein C3orf38 homolog; the encoded protein is MPISGTKTTGCKDLLKLMKDDELFSLADTVTKKQVEVARSKKEAVKAILSFSTSVEELLNRQKINRDMLFKYLMTKKVFPSVSSKKADLIMEVLKLWANDAQVQPHSPQASALPTQSSSPRSTSGQAFPAVEVNSQSTLTSVSSPTINYIVSNQYNVVNVNSPSNTDPGVQKLGENFARWFFDALNSHNPSKSLHTKDFGPHHFLDDAELLLLVLGPSETRDRICGQQAVCDRFLAFVKGEDLLFNPNCDHGGIMVDTNPHGLVVVLVCGTVHRGNHCLGVFEQMFGLIKDPRFDNNWKIKISKLKMHAMAVSQLPRLTDKSPEEIQDLAVV
- the LOC125655690 gene encoding SH3 and PX domain-containing protein 2A-like — protein: MSLKVLGTNVNIKYVDTRCDMEEDFTVCSNLFVTSLTVSGFVEIAGPSGKEYIFVIDVTWSDNRSLTVKRTYKDFLNFRSKLLNAVKRVKCDVNIPELQGYRIFRRYDRKLAEEREEELQKFANFLLNGDRRLRHLATVVDFFEPQPTDPVPYRSPPDGACDSDAEDPFAENIFDRKWMKRK